A region from the Mustela erminea isolate mMusErm1 chromosome 2, mMusErm1.Pri, whole genome shotgun sequence genome encodes:
- the AFP gene encoding alpha-fetoprotein, with amino-acid sequence MKWVVSIPLIFLLNFSESRTVHRNAYGIASILDSSQCSAEVHLVDLATIFFAQFVQEATYKDVSKMVKDTLTVIEKSTGSEQPVGCLEGQLSVFLEKICHEKEISEKYGLSDCCSQSDEERQNCLLAHKKAAPASIPPLQVPEPVTSCKAYEESRDMFMNRYIYEIARRHPFLYAPTILSLAGHYGKIIPACCKAENAVECFQTKTALITKELRDSSLLNQHICAVMKNFGPRTFRAITVTKLSQKFSKANFTEIQKLVLDVAHIHEECCRGNVLECLQDGEKIMSYICSQQDILSSKIAECCKLPILELGQCIIHAENDDKPEGLSPNLNRFLGKRDFNQFSSREKDLFMARFTYEYSRRHTKLAVPVILRVAKGYQELLEKCSQSENPLDCRDKGEEELEKYIQESQALAKRSCGLFQKLGEYYLQNAFLVAYTKKAPQLTPPELMAFTRKMATAAATCCQLSEDKQLACGEGAADLIIGQLCIRHEETPVNPGVGQCCTSSYANRRPCFSSLVVDGTYTPSPFSADKFIFHKDLCQAQGVALQTMKQQFLINLVKQKPQITEEQLEAVIADFSALLEKCCQGQEQDACFEDEGPKLISKTRAALGV; translated from the exons ATGAAGTGGGTGGTATCAATTCCTTTAATTTTCCTACTAAATTTTTCTGAATCCAGAACAGTGCATAGAAATGCATATGGAATAG CTTCCATCTTGGATTCTTCCCAATGTTCTGCAGAGGTGCATTTAGTTGACCT AGCTACCATATTTTTTGCTCAGTTTGTTCAAGAAGCCACTTACAAAGATGTAAGCAAAATGGTGAAAGATACACTGACTGTAATTGAGAAATCGACTGGCAGTGAGCAGCCTGTAGGTTGTTTAGAAGGCCAG CTGTCTGTGTTTCTGGAAAAAATTTGCCATGAGaaggaaatttctgaaaaatacGGACTTTCAGATTGCTGCAGCCAAAGTGACGAGGAGAGACAGAACTGTTTACTAGCACACAAAAAGGCGGCGCCAGCATCCATCCCGCCCCTCCAAGTTCCAGAACCTGTCACCAGTTGTAAAGCATATGAAGAAAGCAGGGATATGTTCATGAACAG GTACATCTATGAGATAGCAAGAAGGCACCCCTTTCTGTATGCACCCACGATTCTTTCTTTGGCTGGCCACTATGGCAAAATAATTCCAGCTTGCTGCAAAGCTGAAAATGCAGTAGAATGCTTCCAAACAAAG ACAGCATTGATTACAAAAGAATTAAGAGACAGCAGTTTGTTAAATCAACATATATGTGCAGTGATGAAAAATTTTGGACCCCGAACCTTCCGAGCCAT AACCGTTACAAAACTGAGTCAAAAGTTTTCCAAAGCGAATTTTACTGAAATTCAGAAACTGGTCCTGGATGTGGCCCACATACATGAGGAATGTTGCAGAGGAAACGTGCTGGAATGTCTGCAGGATGGG GAAAAAATTATGTCCTACATATGTTCTCAACAAGATATTCTGTCAAGCAAAATAGCAGAATGCTGCAAATTGCCCATACTTGAACTTGGCCAATGCATAATTCATGCAGAAAATGATGACAAACCTGAAGGCTTATCTCCAAATCTAAATAGGTTTTTAGGAAAGAGAGATTTCAACCAATTTTCTTCAAGGGAAAAAGATCTTTTCATGGCAAG ATTTACTTATGAATATTCGAGAAGACATACGAAACTTGCTGTCCCAGTTATTCTAAGAGTTGCTAAAGGATACCAGGAATTATTGGAGAAGTGCTCCCAGTCTGAAAACCCTCTTGACTGCCGGGATAAAGGG GAAGAAGAATTAGAGAAATATATCCAAGAAAGCCAAGCACTGGCAAAGAGAAGCTGTGGCCTCTTCCAGAAACTAGGAGAATATTACTTACAAAATGC GTTTCTTGTTGCATACACAAAGAAGGCCCCTCAGCTGACCCCACCTGAGCTGATGGCCTTTACCAGGAAAATGGCAACGGCAGCAGCTACTTGTTGCCAACTCAGTGAGGACAAACAGTTGGCTTGTGGCGAAGGAGCG GCTGATCTGATTATTGGACAATTGTGCATCAGGCATGAGGAGACTCCTGTAAACCCTGGTGTCGGCCAGTGCTGCACTTCTTCATACGCCAACAGGAGGCCGTGTTTCAGCAGCTTAGTGGTGGACGGAACATACACCCCTTCACCCTTCTCTGCCGATAAGTTCATCTTCCATAAGGATCTGTGCCAGGCTCAGGGTGTGGCACTGCAAACAATGAAGCAACA ATTTCTCATTAACCTTGTGAAGCAAAAGCCACAAATAACAGAAGAACAGCTTGAGGCTGTCATTGCAGATTTCTCTGCTCTACTGGAAAAGTGCTGCCAAGGCCAAGAGCAGGATGCCTGCTTTGAGGATGAG GGTCCAAAACTGATTTCAAAGACTCGTGCTGCTTTGGGAGTTTAA